The Chelonoidis abingdonii isolate Lonesome George chromosome 9, CheloAbing_2.0, whole genome shotgun sequence genome has a segment encoding these proteins:
- the KIF7 gene encoding kinesin-like protein KIF7 isoform X1, protein MGLKAEAHSQAEETPVRVAVRIRPLLPKELLHGHEACLHGDPETNEVTLGRNRHFHFDAVFTESSNQESVYDACVQPLVKAFFEGFNVTVFAYGQTGSGKTYTIGEASVSSINEDEQGIIPRAMAETFKLIDENDLIDYTVRVSYLEVYKEEFQDLLQVETASKDIQIREVDKGNIVLYGVKETEVEGLDEVLSLLEMGNTVKHTGATHINTQSSRSHTIFTVTMEQRRGAGRLTQLTLHDRASALASGQVLASKFHFVDLAGSERVVKTGNTGERLKESIQINSGLLALGNVISALGDPRRKCSHIPYRDSKITRILKDSLGGNAQTVMIACVSPSSSDFDESLNTLNYAIRTQNIKNKAMVNCRREAEHVEELQLQIKNLQRALEQRHRSETRIINRSDTAKRCPQEHQARLLAECSHYRTCTDAAYQLLMELQGEGNLTMEQILRVKEWLCAVESERSELTSASGLDSGIESTSAEDQHPKAQGSKSPRTQVSTEKACEEARDEHLAQLQRDVERLEEENRDFLAALEDAMEQYKLQSDKLQEQQDAISELHVRLEMAMSDLQVPELLQNVHLVELAQRPHTAPLDTMRSHGLSLGQSSRRVYFGKLSSSPSHLGEDLVVRCQSRACGLEAKDVMQMRESSEDSEPSWEEEGEQKRSMRQRRNGFRSWSKKDVSSKGCEEQSRGNSLPMQEEPPELPKEACRRRELAGPREDLSGKDSERRLVQAQQKIRELAINIRMKEELIAELIKTGKDAQAMNRQYCQKIFELEQEAEQVRAELSSGQKQLQELEGKEPQDAGEKCKLQEYRTRVAAAQSKARVLREKKQVTERLVSLSAQSEKRVRELERNVQLMRRQQGQLQRRLREETEQKRRLETEMHKRQHRVKELELKHEQHQKILRIKTEEIAAFQRKRRSGSNGSVISLEQQQKIEEQKKWLDLEMDKVLEQRRALDELEDELRKREAIVAKKEVLLQEKNGLENKRRRSSQALTDDIVRVSSRLELLEKELTEKNGQLRHGSAHDQQQIRQEINSLRQEKDQLLKQRLEIDYKLRQGTLLSPEEERILFQLDEAIEALDAAIEYKNESITCRQRVLRASASLLSQCEMNLMAKLSYLSSSETRALLCKYFDKVVTLREDQHRQHIAFSELEMQLEEQQQLVYWLEVAVERQRLEMDRQLTLQQKEHEQNIQFLLQQSQEHMGEGLASSKLQFEGRIQVLEKELSCYMWANQVLNQRLSNLSHPGQSKGVEKCMLGAGDRPPAVPGTCEESGTGIVEQQVQLAATEGSHKCGDENRDLVHAPLPATWRRSSLPSDNPLGPEGMQQWEAEYLLRLGKPHDMALPWNLAPLPKPWRELRRASLNVAPLPSHPGMIDVRRNPV, encoded by the exons ATGGGTCTGAAAGCTGAGGCCCACTCTCAAGCTGAGGAGACTCCCGTCAGAGTAGCTGTGCGCATTCGACCCCTGCTGCCCAAGGAGCTGTTGCATGGACACGAGGCCTGCCTGCACGGGGACCCAGAGACCAATGAAGTTACCCTGGGGCGTAACCGCCATTTCCACTTTGATGCTGTCTTCACTGAATCCTCAAACCAGGAGTCGGTGTATGACGCCTGCGTGCAGCCACTGGTTAAGGCCTTCTTTGAAGGCTTCAACGTTACTGTGTTTGCTTATGGCCAGACAGGCTCGGGCAAAACCTACACCATTGGGGAAGCAAGTGTCT CTTCCATCAATGAGGATGAGCAGGGCATCATCCCACGTGCCATGGCTGAGACCTTCAAACTCATTGATGAGAATGACCTGATTGACTACACAGTCAGAGTTTCCTACCTGGAGGTGTATAAGGAGGAGTTCCAGGACCTGCTGCAAGTGGAAACAGCCAGCAAGGACATCCAGATCCGTGAGGTCGACAAGGGCAATATTG TGCTGTATGGGGTGAAGGAAACAGAAGTGGAGGGGCTGGATGAGGTCCTGAGcctgctggaaatgggcaacacaGTCAAGCACACGGGAGCCACCCACATCAACACACAGTCGAGCCGTTCGCACACCATCTTCACAGTAACCATGGAGCAGCGGCGCGGTGCCGGCCGGCTCACCCAACTCACCCTCCACGACAGGGCCTCAGCCCTGGCCTCCGGCCAGGTCCTGGCTTCCAAATTCCACTTTGTGGACCTAGCGGGCTCAGAGCGGGTGGTGAAGACTGGAAACACAGGGGAGCGCCTGAAGGAGAGTATCCAGATCAACAGTGGCCTGCTGGCTCTGGGCAATGTGATCAGCGCCTTGGGAGACCCCCGCAGGAAATGCAGCCACATTCCCTACAGGGATTCCAAAATCACCAG GATCCTGAAAGACTCCCTTGGGGGGAATGCCCAGACTGTCATGATCGCCTGTGTCAGCCCTTCCTCCTCTGACTTCGATGAGAGTCTCAACACGCTGAACTATGCCATCCGAACTCAGAACATCAAGAACAAGGCCATGGTGAACTGCCGCAGGGAGGCGGAGCACgtggaggagctgcagcttcAAATAAAGAACCTGCAGAGGGCACTGGAGCAGCGGCACCGCTCGGAGACCCGTATCATAAACCGCTCGGACACAGCCAAGCGGTGCCCACAAGAGCACCAGGCCCGCTTGCTGGCAGAGTGCTCTCACTACAGGACATGCACGGACGCTGCCTACCAGCTCCTGATGGAACTGCAGGGGGAGGGCAACTTGACCATGGAGCAGATCCTGCGGGTGAAGGAGTGGTTGTGTGCAGTTGAGAGCGAGAGGAGCGAGCTGACCTCTGCCTCTGGACTGGATAGTGGCATTGAGAGCACTTCAGCAGAGGATCAGCACCCCAAGGCACAAGGCTCAAAGTCGCCACGGACTCAG gtgagcacagagaaagCATGTGAGGAAGCCAGAGATGAGCACCTGGCCCAGCTGCAGAGAGACGTGGAGCGTCTGGAGGAGGAGAACCGTGACTTCCTAGCTGCCCTGGAGGATGCCATGGAGCAGTACAAACTGCAG AGTGATAAGTTGCAGGAGCAGCAGGATGCCATCTCGGAGCTACATGTGCGCCTAGAAATGGCGATGTCAGACTTGCAGGTGCCTGAGCTGCTGCAAAACGTTCACCTGGTGGAGCTCGCCCAGAGACCTCACACAGCTCCGCTGGATACCATGCGGTCCCATGGCCTCAGCCTAGGCCAGTCAAGCAGGAGAGTCTATTTTGGAAAG CTCAGCAGCAGCCCATCCCACCTGGGGGAGGACCTGGTGGTGCGTTGCCAAAGCCGTGCCTGTGGTCTGGAGGCCAAAGACGTGATGCAGATGAGGGAGAGCAGTGAGGACTCTGAGCCAtcctgggaggaagagggggagcagAAACGGTCCATGCGCCAGCGCAG AAATGGGTTCCGAAGCTGGAGCAAGAAGGACGTTTCCAGCAAGGGATgtgaggagcagagcagaggcaacTCGTTGCCCATGCAAGAAGAGCCCCCAGAGCTGCCCAAAG AGGCctgcaggaggagggagctggctggTCCCAGGGAAGACCTTTCAGGGAAGGACTCAGAGCGGCGGCTGGTGCAGGCCCAGCAGAAGATCCGGGAGCTTGCAATAAACATTCGCATGAAGGAGGAGCTCATCGCAGAGCTCATCAAAACAG GCAAGGATGCCCAGGCCATGAACAGACAGTACTGCCAGAAGATCTTTGAACTGGAGCAGGAGGCGGAGCAGGTgcgagcggagctgagcagtggccagaagcagctgcaggaactggaggggaaggagcccCAGGACGCTGGAGAGAAATGCAAACTGCAGGAATATCGCACGAGGgttgcagcagcccagagcaagGCACGG GTGCTGCGAGAGAAGAAGCAAGTGACGGAGAGGCTGGTGTCGCTGTCTGCCCAGAGCGAGAAGCGGGTGCGGGAGCTGGAAAGGAACGTCCAGCTGATGAGGcggcagcaggggcagctgcagagACGCTTGCGTGAGGAGACGGAGCAGAAACGCCGCCTGGAGACGGAGATGCACAAGCGGCAGCACCGAGTCAAG GAGCTGGAACTGAAGCATGAGCAGCATCAGAAGATCCTGCGCATCAAGACGGAGGAGATTGCAGCTTtccagaggaaaaggaggagtgGCAGCAATGGCTCTGTGATCAGTCTGGAACAGCAGCAG AAAATTGAGGAGCAGAAGAAGTGGCTGGATCTGGAAATGGACAAAGTCCTTGAGCAGCGTCGTGCCCTGGATGAGCTGGAGGACGAGCTGAGGAAACGGGAAGCCATAGTGGCCAAAAAggaagtgctgctgcaggagaagAATGGCCTGGAGAACAAGAGACGCCGCTCCAGCCAG GCCTTGACGGACGACATTGTGCGGGTGTCCAGTCGCCTGGAACTCCTCGAAAAGGAGCTGACGGAGAAAAATGGGCAGCTCCGTCATGGCAGCGCCCATGATCAGCAGCAGATCCGGCAGGAGATCAACAGCTTGCGCCAGGAGAAGGACCAGCTGCTCAAACAAAGGCTGGAGATAGACTACAAGCTACGCCAGGGCACCCTGCTATCCCCGGAG GAAGAGCGGATCCTGTTCCAGCTGGACGAGGCTATTGAGGCTCTGGATGCTGCGATCGAGTACAAGAACGAGTCAATCACATGCAGGCAGCGGGTCCTGCGGGCCTCGGCCAGCCTGCTCTCCCAGTGCGAGATGAACCTCATGGCCAAGCTCAGCTACCTCTCCTCCTCTGAGACCCGAGCTCTGCTCTGCAAGTACTTTGATAAG GTGGTGACCCTGCGAGAGGATCAGCACAGGCAGCACATTGCTTTCTCTGAGCTGGAAATGCAGCTGGAGGAGCAACAGCAGTTGGTGTACTGGCTGGAGGTGGCTGTGGAGCGCCAGCGCCTGGAGATGGACCGGCAGCTCACCCTGCAACAGAAGGAGCACGAGCAGAACATCCAGTTCCTGCTCCAGCAGAGCCAAG AgcacatgggggaggggctggccagTAGCAAGCTACAGTTTGAGGGAAGAATCCAAGTGCTGGAAAAAGAATTGAGCTGCTACATGTGGGCAAACCAGGTGCTGAACCAGAGGCTGAGTAATCTGAGCCACCCAGGCCAGAGCAAAG GAGTGGAGAAATGCATGCTCGGAGCTGGGGACAGACCACCTGCTGTACCTGGGACCTGTGAAGAATCGGGCACTGGTATTGTGGAACAGCAGGTGCAGCTGGCTGCCACTGAAGGAAGCCATAAGTGTGGGGATGAGAATAGAGACTTGGTGCATGCACCTTTACCAGCCACATGGAGGCGCTCTTCGCTGCCCAGTGACAACCCCTTGGGCCCAGAGGGGATGCAGCAATGGGAGGCAGAGTACCTGCTGAGACTAGGGAAGCCCCATGACATGGCCCTGCCATGGAACCTGGCTCCTCTGCCCAAACCCTGgagggagctgcgcagagccagccTCAATGTTGCTCCACTGCCCTCCCATCCAGGAATGATTGATGTCAGGAGAAACCCAGTCTAG
- the KIF7 gene encoding kinesin-like protein KIF7 isoform X2: MGLKAEAHSQAEETPVRVAVRIRPLLPKELLHGHEACLHGDPETNEVTLGRNRHFHFDAVFTESSNQESVYDACVQPLVKAFFEGFNVTVFAYGQTGSGKTYTIGEASVSSINEDEQGIIPRAMAETFKLIDENDLIDYTVRVSYLEVYKEEFQDLLQVETASKDIQILLYGVKETEVEGLDEVLSLLEMGNTVKHTGATHINTQSSRSHTIFTVTMEQRRGAGRLTQLTLHDRASALASGQVLASKFHFVDLAGSERVVKTGNTGERLKESIQINSGLLALGNVISALGDPRRKCSHIPYRDSKITRILKDSLGGNAQTVMIACVSPSSSDFDESLNTLNYAIRTQNIKNKAMVNCRREAEHVEELQLQIKNLQRALEQRHRSETRIINRSDTAKRCPQEHQARLLAECSHYRTCTDAAYQLLMELQGEGNLTMEQILRVKEWLCAVESERSELTSASGLDSGIESTSAEDQHPKAQGSKSPRTQVSTEKACEEARDEHLAQLQRDVERLEEENRDFLAALEDAMEQYKLQSDKLQEQQDAISELHVRLEMAMSDLQVPELLQNVHLVELAQRPHTAPLDTMRSHGLSLGQSSRRVYFGKLSSSPSHLGEDLVVRCQSRACGLEAKDVMQMRESSEDSEPSWEEEGEQKRSMRQRRNGFRSWSKKDVSSKGCEEQSRGNSLPMQEEPPELPKEACRRRELAGPREDLSGKDSERRLVQAQQKIRELAINIRMKEELIAELIKTGKDAQAMNRQYCQKIFELEQEAEQVRAELSSGQKQLQELEGKEPQDAGEKCKLQEYRTRVAAAQSKARVLREKKQVTERLVSLSAQSEKRVRELERNVQLMRRQQGQLQRRLREETEQKRRLETEMHKRQHRVKELELKHEQHQKILRIKTEEIAAFQRKRRSGSNGSVISLEQQQKIEEQKKWLDLEMDKVLEQRRALDELEDELRKREAIVAKKEVLLQEKNGLENKRRRSSQALTDDIVRVSSRLELLEKELTEKNGQLRHGSAHDQQQIRQEINSLRQEKDQLLKQRLEIDYKLRQGTLLSPEEERILFQLDEAIEALDAAIEYKNESITCRQRVLRASASLLSQCEMNLMAKLSYLSSSETRALLCKYFDKVVTLREDQHRQHIAFSELEMQLEEQQQLVYWLEVAVERQRLEMDRQLTLQQKEHEQNIQFLLQQSQEHMGEGLASSKLQFEGRIQVLEKELSCYMWANQVLNQRLSNLSHPGQSKGVEKCMLGAGDRPPAVPGTCEESGTGIVEQQVQLAATEGSHKCGDENRDLVHAPLPATWRRSSLPSDNPLGPEGMQQWEAEYLLRLGKPHDMALPWNLAPLPKPWRELRRASLNVAPLPSHPGMIDVRRNPV; encoded by the exons ATGGGTCTGAAAGCTGAGGCCCACTCTCAAGCTGAGGAGACTCCCGTCAGAGTAGCTGTGCGCATTCGACCCCTGCTGCCCAAGGAGCTGTTGCATGGACACGAGGCCTGCCTGCACGGGGACCCAGAGACCAATGAAGTTACCCTGGGGCGTAACCGCCATTTCCACTTTGATGCTGTCTTCACTGAATCCTCAAACCAGGAGTCGGTGTATGACGCCTGCGTGCAGCCACTGGTTAAGGCCTTCTTTGAAGGCTTCAACGTTACTGTGTTTGCTTATGGCCAGACAGGCTCGGGCAAAACCTACACCATTGGGGAAGCAAGTGTCT CTTCCATCAATGAGGATGAGCAGGGCATCATCCCACGTGCCATGGCTGAGACCTTCAAACTCATTGATGAGAATGACCTGATTGACTACACAGTCAGAGTTTCCTACCTGGAGGTGTATAAGGAGGAGTTCCAGGACCTGCTGCAAGTGGAAACAGCCAGCAAGGACATCCAGATCC TGCTGTATGGGGTGAAGGAAACAGAAGTGGAGGGGCTGGATGAGGTCCTGAGcctgctggaaatgggcaacacaGTCAAGCACACGGGAGCCACCCACATCAACACACAGTCGAGCCGTTCGCACACCATCTTCACAGTAACCATGGAGCAGCGGCGCGGTGCCGGCCGGCTCACCCAACTCACCCTCCACGACAGGGCCTCAGCCCTGGCCTCCGGCCAGGTCCTGGCTTCCAAATTCCACTTTGTGGACCTAGCGGGCTCAGAGCGGGTGGTGAAGACTGGAAACACAGGGGAGCGCCTGAAGGAGAGTATCCAGATCAACAGTGGCCTGCTGGCTCTGGGCAATGTGATCAGCGCCTTGGGAGACCCCCGCAGGAAATGCAGCCACATTCCCTACAGGGATTCCAAAATCACCAG GATCCTGAAAGACTCCCTTGGGGGGAATGCCCAGACTGTCATGATCGCCTGTGTCAGCCCTTCCTCCTCTGACTTCGATGAGAGTCTCAACACGCTGAACTATGCCATCCGAACTCAGAACATCAAGAACAAGGCCATGGTGAACTGCCGCAGGGAGGCGGAGCACgtggaggagctgcagcttcAAATAAAGAACCTGCAGAGGGCACTGGAGCAGCGGCACCGCTCGGAGACCCGTATCATAAACCGCTCGGACACAGCCAAGCGGTGCCCACAAGAGCACCAGGCCCGCTTGCTGGCAGAGTGCTCTCACTACAGGACATGCACGGACGCTGCCTACCAGCTCCTGATGGAACTGCAGGGGGAGGGCAACTTGACCATGGAGCAGATCCTGCGGGTGAAGGAGTGGTTGTGTGCAGTTGAGAGCGAGAGGAGCGAGCTGACCTCTGCCTCTGGACTGGATAGTGGCATTGAGAGCACTTCAGCAGAGGATCAGCACCCCAAGGCACAAGGCTCAAAGTCGCCACGGACTCAG gtgagcacagagaaagCATGTGAGGAAGCCAGAGATGAGCACCTGGCCCAGCTGCAGAGAGACGTGGAGCGTCTGGAGGAGGAGAACCGTGACTTCCTAGCTGCCCTGGAGGATGCCATGGAGCAGTACAAACTGCAG AGTGATAAGTTGCAGGAGCAGCAGGATGCCATCTCGGAGCTACATGTGCGCCTAGAAATGGCGATGTCAGACTTGCAGGTGCCTGAGCTGCTGCAAAACGTTCACCTGGTGGAGCTCGCCCAGAGACCTCACACAGCTCCGCTGGATACCATGCGGTCCCATGGCCTCAGCCTAGGCCAGTCAAGCAGGAGAGTCTATTTTGGAAAG CTCAGCAGCAGCCCATCCCACCTGGGGGAGGACCTGGTGGTGCGTTGCCAAAGCCGTGCCTGTGGTCTGGAGGCCAAAGACGTGATGCAGATGAGGGAGAGCAGTGAGGACTCTGAGCCAtcctgggaggaagagggggagcagAAACGGTCCATGCGCCAGCGCAG AAATGGGTTCCGAAGCTGGAGCAAGAAGGACGTTTCCAGCAAGGGATgtgaggagcagagcagaggcaacTCGTTGCCCATGCAAGAAGAGCCCCCAGAGCTGCCCAAAG AGGCctgcaggaggagggagctggctggTCCCAGGGAAGACCTTTCAGGGAAGGACTCAGAGCGGCGGCTGGTGCAGGCCCAGCAGAAGATCCGGGAGCTTGCAATAAACATTCGCATGAAGGAGGAGCTCATCGCAGAGCTCATCAAAACAG GCAAGGATGCCCAGGCCATGAACAGACAGTACTGCCAGAAGATCTTTGAACTGGAGCAGGAGGCGGAGCAGGTgcgagcggagctgagcagtggccagaagcagctgcaggaactggaggggaaggagcccCAGGACGCTGGAGAGAAATGCAAACTGCAGGAATATCGCACGAGGgttgcagcagcccagagcaagGCACGG GTGCTGCGAGAGAAGAAGCAAGTGACGGAGAGGCTGGTGTCGCTGTCTGCCCAGAGCGAGAAGCGGGTGCGGGAGCTGGAAAGGAACGTCCAGCTGATGAGGcggcagcaggggcagctgcagagACGCTTGCGTGAGGAGACGGAGCAGAAACGCCGCCTGGAGACGGAGATGCACAAGCGGCAGCACCGAGTCAAG GAGCTGGAACTGAAGCATGAGCAGCATCAGAAGATCCTGCGCATCAAGACGGAGGAGATTGCAGCTTtccagaggaaaaggaggagtgGCAGCAATGGCTCTGTGATCAGTCTGGAACAGCAGCAG AAAATTGAGGAGCAGAAGAAGTGGCTGGATCTGGAAATGGACAAAGTCCTTGAGCAGCGTCGTGCCCTGGATGAGCTGGAGGACGAGCTGAGGAAACGGGAAGCCATAGTGGCCAAAAAggaagtgctgctgcaggagaagAATGGCCTGGAGAACAAGAGACGCCGCTCCAGCCAG GCCTTGACGGACGACATTGTGCGGGTGTCCAGTCGCCTGGAACTCCTCGAAAAGGAGCTGACGGAGAAAAATGGGCAGCTCCGTCATGGCAGCGCCCATGATCAGCAGCAGATCCGGCAGGAGATCAACAGCTTGCGCCAGGAGAAGGACCAGCTGCTCAAACAAAGGCTGGAGATAGACTACAAGCTACGCCAGGGCACCCTGCTATCCCCGGAG GAAGAGCGGATCCTGTTCCAGCTGGACGAGGCTATTGAGGCTCTGGATGCTGCGATCGAGTACAAGAACGAGTCAATCACATGCAGGCAGCGGGTCCTGCGGGCCTCGGCCAGCCTGCTCTCCCAGTGCGAGATGAACCTCATGGCCAAGCTCAGCTACCTCTCCTCCTCTGAGACCCGAGCTCTGCTCTGCAAGTACTTTGATAAG GTGGTGACCCTGCGAGAGGATCAGCACAGGCAGCACATTGCTTTCTCTGAGCTGGAAATGCAGCTGGAGGAGCAACAGCAGTTGGTGTACTGGCTGGAGGTGGCTGTGGAGCGCCAGCGCCTGGAGATGGACCGGCAGCTCACCCTGCAACAGAAGGAGCACGAGCAGAACATCCAGTTCCTGCTCCAGCAGAGCCAAG AgcacatgggggaggggctggccagTAGCAAGCTACAGTTTGAGGGAAGAATCCAAGTGCTGGAAAAAGAATTGAGCTGCTACATGTGGGCAAACCAGGTGCTGAACCAGAGGCTGAGTAATCTGAGCCACCCAGGCCAGAGCAAAG GAGTGGAGAAATGCATGCTCGGAGCTGGGGACAGACCACCTGCTGTACCTGGGACCTGTGAAGAATCGGGCACTGGTATTGTGGAACAGCAGGTGCAGCTGGCTGCCACTGAAGGAAGCCATAAGTGTGGGGATGAGAATAGAGACTTGGTGCATGCACCTTTACCAGCCACATGGAGGCGCTCTTCGCTGCCCAGTGACAACCCCTTGGGCCCAGAGGGGATGCAGCAATGGGAGGCAGAGTACCTGCTGAGACTAGGGAAGCCCCATGACATGGCCCTGCCATGGAACCTGGCTCCTCTGCCCAAACCCTGgagggagctgcgcagagccagccTCAATGTTGCTCCACTGCCCTCCCATCCAGGAATGATTGATGTCAGGAGAAACCCAGTCTAG